A window of Corvus cornix cornix isolate S_Up_H32 chromosome 4, ASM73873v5, whole genome shotgun sequence contains these coding sequences:
- the LOC109144966 gene encoding uncharacterized protein LOC109144966 gives MIKEMLLECAIRSPQSLLFSWGNNLNCQIFLTEEVIQPSDHLRGPLLDLLQQVNVLPMLRPPELDAELQVWFHGSGAEREHHLPRPVGHISLDAAQAVVGSLVFERTLPVHVQPLIHQHPQVLLHRAILNSFIPQPVLNTRGFPDPGAALALSLVAPHEVPMRPLLELVLVPRDSIPSLRHKNCTTQLGTVCKLAEGALLGFLLQNGPLSREDLNT, from the exons ATGATAAAAGAGATG CTACTGGAATGTGCTATAagatctccccagagccttctcttctcgTGGGGGAACAACCTGAACTGTCAgattttcctcacagaagagGTGATCCAGCCTTCTGATCATCTTCGTGGCCCTcttctggacttgctccaacaggtcaatGTTCTTCCTATGCTGAGacctccagagctggatgcagaactCCAGGTATGGTTTCATGGGagtggagcagagagggagcaTCACCTCCCTCGGCCTGTTGGTCACATTTCTCttgatgcagcccaggctgtggtTGGCTCACTGGTCTTTGAGAGGACATTGCCAGttcatgtccagcctctcattcaccagcacccccaagtccttctccacagagccaTTCTCAATTccttcatcccccagcctgtctTGAATACCAGGGGCTtccctgacccaggtgcagcacttGCACTTAGCCTTGTTGCTCCTCATGAGGTTCCCATGCgcccacttcttgagcttgtcctGGTCCCTCGGGATAGCATCCCATCCCTCAGGCATAAGAACTGCACGACTCAGCTTGGCACTGTCTGCAAATTGGCTGAGGGTGCACTCCTTGGCTTTTTGCTTCAAAACGGTCCCCTAAGCAGGGAGGATTTAAACacctga